Proteins encoded within one genomic window of Dasypus novemcinctus isolate mDasNov1 chromosome 17, mDasNov1.1.hap2, whole genome shotgun sequence:
- the LYG1 gene encoding lysozyme g-like protein 1: protein MIYCCNYCYFHIFQLIFILKLFQDLWSQIVTMSALWLLLGLLAFPSSAESSDWGCYGNIRTFDTPGASCGIGRRQGLNYCGVRASERLAEIDMPYLLRYQPVMRTVGQKYCVDPAVIAGVLSRQLHGGKVLVNVGSVGDRVGMVQEPNLYAPSSWISESQVAEVTRVLVVRIKEIQRRFSTWTPDQHLRGGLCAYGGGVGYVRSTQDLSCDFCDDVLARAKFYKRHGF from the exons ATGATATATTGTTGTAACTACTGCTATTTCCACATCTTCCagctaatttttattttgaaattatttcaggaCCTGTGGAGCCAGATCGTCACCATGTCTGCCTTGTGGCTGCTTCTGGGCCTCCTGGCCTTTCCTT CCTCGGCGGAAAGCAGTGACTGGGGATGCTACGGAAACATCCGGACCTTCGACACCCCTGGGGCGTCGTGTGGAATTGGAAGGCGACAAGGGCTGAACTACTGTG GAGTCCGGGCTTCTGAAAGGCTGGCGGAAATTGACATGCCGTACCTGCTGAGGTACCAACCCGTGATGCGCACCGTGGGCCAGAAGTACTGTGTGGACCCGGCAGTCATCGCTGGAGTCCTGTCCCGGCAGTTGCACGGTGGCAAGGTTCTGGTCAACGTGGGGAGTGTGGGCGACAGGGTCGGCATGGTACAG GAACCCAACCTTTATGCTCCCAGCTCCTGGATCAGTGAATCCCAGGTTGCCGAGGTGACCAGAGTTCTCGTTGTTAGAATCAAAGAAATCCAAAGGAGGTTTTCAACCTGGACCCCAGACCAGCACTTGAGAG GTGGACTCTGCGCCTACGGTGGAGGTGTTGGCTATGTCAGGAGCACCCAGGACCTGAGCTGCGACTTTTGTGATGACGTCCTTGCACGAGCCAAATTCTACAAGAGACATGGCTTCTGA